In Bradyrhizobium sp. 1(2017), one DNA window encodes the following:
- a CDS encoding APC family permease, producing MTGSDAGTAPWTGRLTGSGARISVPVATAIVVADMIGVGVFTSLGFQVKDIPSGFSILLLWTVGGIVALCGVFSYSELGAMFPRSSGEYNFLGRAYHPAFGFLAGWVSATVGFAAPVALAAMAFGEYAKSVLPDLPPIPLAIGVVWLVSLVQLTGVRHSATFQLISTILKVVLIVAFLVAGFAIGVPQQIAFTPQPGDLVHIVSAPFAIGLVFVMYSFSGWNAATYIIGEMNAPQRSLPRALLVGTLIVLVLYVALNAVFLYSTPVGELAGQLDVASVAGSAIFGELGGRIVGAMICVGLVSSISAMMWIGPRVMMTMGEDIPALRVFSQRSANGAPAYAILFQLAVATLLLFTRSFEAVLDFIQFALLFCSFFTVAGVIKLRITDPDLPRPYRAWGYPFTPLVFLLVTAFMMYYLLTERPVQSLSGMLVMLSGLLIYAVFRRRPVAAAASPHCE from the coding sequence ATGACGGGATCAGATGCGGGTACCGCGCCCTGGACTGGCCGGCTGACTGGAAGCGGGGCGCGAATCTCCGTTCCGGTCGCAACGGCCATCGTCGTTGCCGACATGATCGGGGTCGGCGTCTTCACCAGCCTCGGCTTCCAGGTCAAGGACATCCCGTCCGGCTTCTCGATCCTGCTGCTCTGGACCGTCGGCGGCATCGTCGCGCTGTGCGGGGTGTTCTCCTACAGCGAATTGGGCGCGATGTTTCCGCGCTCGAGCGGCGAGTACAATTTCCTCGGCCGCGCCTATCATCCCGCCTTCGGCTTTCTCGCCGGCTGGGTTTCCGCGACGGTGGGGTTTGCGGCGCCGGTCGCGCTCGCGGCGATGGCGTTCGGCGAATACGCCAAATCGGTGCTGCCCGATCTGCCGCCGATCCCGCTCGCCATCGGCGTGGTGTGGCTGGTCTCGCTGGTGCAACTGACCGGCGTCAGGCACTCCGCGACGTTCCAGCTGATCTCGACGATTCTGAAGGTCGTGCTGATCGTCGCCTTCCTGGTGGCCGGCTTCGCGATCGGCGTGCCGCAGCAGATCGCCTTCACGCCGCAGCCGGGCGATCTTGTCCACATCGTCAGCGCGCCCTTCGCGATCGGGCTCGTCTTCGTGATGTATTCGTTCTCGGGGTGGAATGCCGCGACCTACATCATCGGCGAGATGAACGCGCCGCAGCGCAGCCTGCCGCGCGCGTTGCTCGTGGGCACGCTGATCGTGCTCGTCCTGTACGTCGCGCTGAATGCGGTGTTCCTCTATTCGACGCCGGTCGGTGAGCTGGCCGGCCAGCTCGACGTCGCCAGCGTCGCCGGCAGCGCCATATTCGGCGAACTCGGCGGCCGGATCGTCGGTGCGATGATCTGCGTCGGCCTGGTCTCCTCGATCAGCGCGATGATGTGGATCGGCCCGCGCGTGATGATGACGATGGGCGAGGACATTCCGGCGTTGCGCGTGTTCTCGCAGAGGTCGGCGAACGGGGCGCCGGCCTATGCCATCCTGTTTCAGCTCGCCGTCGCGACCCTGCTGCTGTTCACGCGCAGCTTCGAGGCGGTGCTCGACTTCATCCAGTTCGCGCTGCTGTTCTGCTCGTTCTTCACCGTCGCGGGCGTCATCAAGCTGCGCATCACCGATCCGGACCTGCCCAGGCCCTATCGCGCCTGGGGATACCCGTTCACGCCGCTCGTTTTCCTGCTCGTGACGGCGTTCATGATGTACTACCTCTTGACCGAGCGGCCGGTGCAGTCGCTGTCGGGAATGCTCGTCATGCTCTCGGGCCTGTTGATTTATGCTGTGTTCCGCAGGCGGCCGGTCGCCGCGGCCGCTTCACCACATTGCGAATAG